In a single window of the Sphingosinicella microcystinivorans genome:
- a CDS encoding AMP-binding protein, translated as MPGNLVAIFYARHAGFGAKPAIVWNDAPVIDHAGLPATVGRYRAALAALGVRRGDRVMVKTENSPAFVYTYLAVLASGAIFVPMNAAYTAAEVALLIEDAEPALLVHAAATPVPDEAAAPVKRATLEPDGTGSLPDLALSLEPDLTIEPVAADDLAAILFTSGTTGRPKGAMLSHGNLSSNVAALHEAWRFSPDDSILHALPLFHAHGLFVALHLALYNACTLVMLPKFNAAEVIARLGRVSVFMGVPTYYARLLADASFDRAACASIRLFVSGSAPLLPSVFDAFAARTGHRILERYGMTEAVMITSNRYEQAGRIAGTVGFPLPGVSLNIVDAERRPLPPGEVGEIEIRGPNLCAGYWRRPEATAESFHADGFFRTGDTGFKDAEGRVSIVGRSKDLIISGGFNVYPAEVEIPLAEVEGVVDVAVFGVPHPDFGEAVVAAVTVDRADFDVAAQEAAAAASFARFKQPKAIHVLPELPRNAMGKIMKSELRKRYADSFTA; from the coding sequence ATGCCGGGAAATCTGGTCGCGATCTTCTACGCACGGCACGCCGGATTCGGCGCGAAGCCCGCGATCGTGTGGAACGACGCGCCGGTCATCGACCATGCGGGCCTGCCCGCGACGGTGGGGCGATACCGCGCGGCGCTCGCGGCGCTCGGCGTCAGGCGCGGCGACCGGGTGATGGTGAAGACCGAGAACTCGCCCGCGTTCGTCTACACCTATCTCGCGGTGCTTGCCTCGGGCGCGATCTTCGTGCCGATGAACGCGGCCTATACGGCGGCGGAGGTCGCGCTGCTGATCGAGGACGCGGAGCCGGCGCTCCTCGTCCACGCCGCGGCGACGCCGGTGCCGGACGAAGCGGCCGCGCCGGTGAAGCGCGCGACGCTGGAGCCGGACGGCACGGGGTCGCTGCCCGATCTTGCACTGTCGCTGGAACCGGATCTGACGATCGAGCCGGTTGCGGCAGATGATCTCGCGGCGATCCTGTTCACCTCGGGCACGACGGGGCGGCCCAAGGGCGCGATGCTGAGCCACGGCAATCTTTCGAGCAACGTCGCGGCGCTGCATGAGGCTTGGCGCTTCTCGCCGGACGATTCGATCCTGCACGCGCTGCCGCTGTTCCACGCGCACGGCCTGTTCGTGGCGCTGCACCTCGCGCTCTACAACGCCTGCACGCTGGTGATGCTGCCGAAATTCAACGCGGCGGAGGTGATCGCGCGGCTGGGGCGGGTGAGCGTGTTCATGGGCGTGCCGACCTATTATGCGCGCCTGCTCGCCGACGCGTCGTTCGACCGCGCGGCCTGCGCGTCCATCCGCCTGTTCGTCAGCGGCTCGGCGCCGCTGCTGCCCTCGGTGTTCGACGCCTTCGCGGCGCGCACCGGGCACCGCATCCTCGAACGCTACGGCATGACCGAGGCGGTGATGATCACGTCGAACCGCTACGAGCAGGCGGGGCGGATCGCGGGCACGGTCGGCTTCCCGCTGCCGGGCGTGTCGCTCAATATCGTGGACGCGGAGCGGCGGCCGCTGCCGCCGGGCGAGGTCGGCGAGATCGAGATCAGGGGGCCGAACCTCTGCGCGGGTTACTGGCGCCGCCCCGAGGCGACGGCGGAGAGCTTCCATGCGGACGGATTCTTCCGCACCGGAGACACCGGCTTCAAGGACGCCGAAGGGCGCGTCAGCATCGTCGGGCGCTCGAAGGACCTCATCATCTCGGGCGGGTTCAACGTCTACCCCGCCGAGGTGGAAATCCCGCTCGCGGAGGTGGAAGGCGTGGTGGACGTGGCCGTGTTCGGCGTGCCGCACCCGGATTTCGGCGAGGCGGTGGTCGCTGCCGTCACGGTCGACCGCGCGGACTTCGATGTCGCGGCGCAGGAGGCCGCCGCCGCGGCGAGCTTCGCGCGCTTCAAGCAGCCGAAGGCGATCCACGTGCTTCCCGAGCTGCCGCGCAACGCGATGGGCAAGATCATGAAATCGGAACTGCGCAAACGCTACGCGGACAGCTTCACGGCGTAG